One Plasmodium cynomolgi strain B DNA, chromosome 12, whole genome shotgun sequence genomic region harbors:
- a CDS encoding hypothetical protein (putative): MTIQTQNMLKLHLLILLCISATYPLFILKEENFDHIYSNKNESIRQRDACDRESRSRLLGEDNNEFFDIGNLKKLLYFQSNLDQRIKKKRREEKKFRKLYKAAKADNFAETNRNSQKDTQQNGAPPGEKGHGTKGKNDTNSAGETYQDGAAQRKEDNPADMNQQTHAAEQMKNEKGRKKGEIQEAPPLQTTVSGPAEKFINKHDHVDNTKNIEKEQKEGKVKHADNAQLSNVLQSVEFLKKVQSLKSYFSSSESQSRSSGVPPGEQNNYADAAKIKNENDQVAHQSGDTNYGTNNDAAEKFNTHLRRNKIKEFFEVNDLVKYMKNLLGIKSNIHEKFEHEKLIVKNCNYESFGPEFCSVDEEAKKMLYNYEHKKNCAFLFIILFTLFFSLLIQNIVYYIEKRVRNSKDQFRKDLLNTAFRQISLITIINLTIWGILQSNVAEALDEIIFNDILPRQRNVDEVLHNVEPLLETIFEKILFISMNFLICYSLFIINIHFVTRRILKWFSEADNCDISNIVKEMKEARRGCFRNFFFFLRYARNSKYLAHRYDFSENVDAISIPGLDPNGYYYYEYMRACLLKYNVKLIKIPNAVILFLVFACISLRPFFNIRLKAEVIFLNFLSLICIVGLLLMFLYLYKIDRKLLPRDISKYLLNRYHIETCEQSKKDITPYYKLLKQQSVYPSAINYFLYKTTFPNKHEQLFIFWGNGPRLINFIFQTLCFCFLIILSCWIFLLRVDNITWFQLYSYGSLAICVCIFLFLIILKYIIYYNIMISKTGYLIDTKLLEKVWEFERSDNIKRISEFIDAIKIKSTLHALKEGGEVFWRQLLIKSTTVPSNIQEKMFSIWVGLDEENRGIIDSAKILKFLKSQGINLTSESDIKEFLEVFDRNNKNGLNQEEFFVLIIIVKQILVELLDINAVQSLFEEVYGIPWNSLSSIDANSLKRILTELNLQWPHGKIRNLIDFVCENKKTKYVSAEYFIKQLINIEEVTLQPFHVMISMCALRRICI, encoded by the exons atgacaatACA GACCCAGAACATGTTAAAGCTCCACCTCCTAATTTTGTTATGT ATTTCCGCCACGTATCCtctattcattttaaaagaagaaaacttTGACCATATCTAcagcaacaaaaatgaaagtatAAGGCAAAGGGATGCCTGCGATCGCGAATCGAGGAGCCGATTGCTGGGGGAAGACAACAATGAATTTTTTGATATCGGGAACCTGAAAAAGTTGTTATATTTTCAGTCCAACTTAGACCAaaggataaagaaaaaacggagagaagaaaagaagttCAGAAAATTATACAAGGCTGCAAAAGCGGACAATTTTGCTGAAACGAATAGGAATTCCCAAAAAGACACTCAACAGAATGGAGCCCCTCCTGGAGAAAAAGGACATGGTAcgaaaggtaaaaatgacACGAACAGTGCAGGTGAAACATATCAGGATGGGGCTGCCCAGAGAAAAGAAGACAACCCTGCAGATATGAATCAACAAACGCATGCTGCCGAACAAATGAAgaatgaaaagggaagaaaaaagggagaaatacAGGAAGCACCTCCCCTTCAGACAACAGTAAGCGGTCCAGcagaaaaattcataaaCAAACACGACCATGTAGATAACACGAAAAATATTGAGAAGGAACAGAAGGAGGGAAAAGTCAAACATGCTGATAATGCCCAACTGAGCAACGTCCTGCAGAGTGTggaatttttgaaaaaggtgCAATCGTTGAAGAGTTACTTCAGCTCCAGTGAATCGCAAAGCAGGTCTTCGGGTGTACCGCCTGGTGAGCAGAACAATTATGCAGATGCAGccaagataaaaaatgaaaacgacCAAGTTGCACACCAGAGTGGAGATACAAACTACGGAACGAACAAC GATGCAGCAGAAAAATTCAACACACATTtgagaagaaacaaaattaaagaattttttgaagtaaACGACTtggtaaaatatatgaaaaatttgctaGGAATAAAATCAAACATCCATGAAAAATTCGAGCATGAAAAGCtgattgtaaaaaattgtaactaTGAATCCTTTGGTCCAGAATTTTGCAGTGTTGATGAAGAAGCCAAGAAGATGTTATACAATTatgagcataaaaaaaattgtgcctTTCTCTTTATCATATTATTTACCCTATTTTTTAGCCTACTTATACAGAATATAGTCTACTACATAGAAAAGAGGGTTCGAAATTCCAAAGACCAATTCAGGAAGGACCTACTAAATACCGCTTTTAGGCAGATTTCGTTAATTACCATAATTAACCTCACCATATGGGGGATTCTGCAGTCGAACGTGGCGGAGGCGCTGGACGAAATCATTTTCAACGAT ATTCTACCGCGACAAAGAAATGTTGACGAAGTTTTGCACAATGTGGAACCCCTGCTGGAAACCATATTTGAGAAGATACTTTTCATCTCGATGAATTTTCTCATATG CTACTCcctatttataattaacatACATTTTGTGACGAGGCGAATATTAAAATGGTTTTCCGAAGCAGACAATTGCGACATTTCGAACATAGTCAAGGAAATGAAAGAGGCCCGGAGGGGGTGCTTCAggaatttcttctttttcttaagATATGCAAGAAATTCTAAGTATTTAGCGCATCG ATACGATTTTTCCGAAAATGTCGATGCGATAAGCATTCCAGGATTAGACCCGAACGGATATTACTACTATGAGTACATGAGAGCTTGCTTATTGAAGTACAACGTcaagttaataaaaatacccAACGCCGTAATCCTATTTCTGGTGTTCGCGTGCATTTCTCTAAG gcccttttttaacatacGACTGAAGGCGGAGGTTATTTTTCTGAACTTCCTCTCCCTCATTTGCATCGTGGGCTTGCTCCTGATGTTCCTCTAC cTGTACAAAATAGACAGAAAGTTACTGCCAAGGGACATTTCGAAGTACCTACTAAACAGATATCACATCGAAACGTGCGAGCAGAGCAAAAAGGACATCACTCCATACTACAAATTGTTGAAGCAGCag TCTGTGTATCCCTCAGCAATAAACTACTTTCTGTACAAAACTACGTTCCCCAACAAGCATGAGCagctgtttattttttggggAAACGGCCCCCGCCTAATTAACTTTATCTTTCAA ACCCTATGCTTCTGCTTTCTAATCATCCTCTCCTGTTGGATATTTTTGCTACGAGTTGACAACATAACGTGGTTCCAACTGTACAGTTATGGGAGCTTGGCAATATGCGTGTgcatcttcctcttcttgaTTATTCTCAAGTATATCATTTATTACAACATTATGATTAGCAAAACGGGGTATTTAATTGATACGAAGCTGCTGGAGAAG GTGTGGGAATTCGAAAGATCGGACAACATAAAGAGAATATCGGAATTTATTGACgccataaaaataaag TCCACGTTACATGCCCTGAAAGAGGGTGGCGAAGTTTTCTGGAGGCAGCTCCTCATTAAATCAACCACAGTGCCGTCAAATATACAGGAGAAAATGTTTAGCATATGGGTTGGCTTGGATGAAGAGAACAGGGGAATTATAGACTCCGCGAAAattcttaaatttttaaaatcgcaAGGAATTAATCTGACTTCGGAGAGCGACATTAAG GAATTCCTGGAAGTGTTCGACaggaacaacaaaaatggcCTAAACCAGGAAGAGTTTTTTGTCCTCATTATTATAGTCAAGCAAATTTTGGTTGAACTGTTGGATATTAACGCCGTTCAG TCCCTGTTCGAAGAAGTGTATGGAATCCCATGGAATTCGCTATCGTCCATTGATGCGAACAGCTTAAAAAGAATCTTAACAGAG CTAAATTTGCAATGGCCACATGGAAAAATCCGCAATTTGATTGACTTTGTGTGCGAAAATAAGAAGACAAAATATGTCAGTGCAGAATATTTCATAAAGCAGCTGATCAACATCGAAGAAGTGACTTTGCAGCCCTTCCACGTAATGATATCTATGTGTGCTCTTCGCAGAATCTGCATATGA
- a CDS encoding zinc finger protein (putative), which yields MERIEDQAVLEKIANITGAVIKNASSVKKDKKGKRKKRKSAPTQEKKQNSGANNKKAKKVTGMFDDYKIQKREICKFFFKKGKCMHNEKCTYSHDVTPIYKISKLCKFLVKGTCKKENCIFSHDYKLFFCRNNVIYNSCCNPQCKFKHIKIDSSINNADQYNIEVDNILSKDDKIRFLYNNKNYLMELLINKYHKFDKFEEKNINNLTKKETYPWFINGIIDLIKLDYKFSKADAFLKLVDNYKDKFLNTKGLVPSSIENSQHQDNKGLYGDSSISADYTKMAEEYVDGSNADGEKGTHLNSNNPSATNDNNVDGNSGEGNFSDYKFYSSDEEEDYTKYLNKYFEIDG from the exons atggaaagaatagAGGACCAAGCtgttttggaaaaaatagccaACATAACAG gagctgtaataaaaaatgcatcctCTGTGAAGAAggataaaaaggggaaaaggaaaaagagaaaaagcgCGCCAACGCaagagaagaagcaaaacagCGGAGCGAATaacaaaaaggcaaaaaaagtaacagGCATGTTTGATGATTATAAAATTCAGAAGAGAgaaatatgtaaatttttttttaaaaagggaaaatgtaTGCACAATGAAAAATGTACCTACTCACATGACGTTACACcgatatataaaatttcaaaGCTGTGCAAATTTCTAGTGAAAGGaacatgtaaaaaagaaaattgtatTTTCTCCCATGATTATAAACTCTTCTTCTGTCGCAATAATGTGATTTACAATTCATGTTGCAACCCACAGTGCAAATTCAAGCACATCAAAATCGACAGCTCAATTAATAACGCAGATCAGTACAACATAGAGGTGGATAATATCCTAAGCAAAGATGACAAAATCAGGTTTctgtataataataaaaattatttaatggaGTTGTTAATTAATAAGTACCATAAATTTGATAAGTTCGAAGAGAAGAATATAAACAATTTaaccaaaaaggaaacctACCCCTGGTTCATCAATGGCATTATTGATCTGATTAAATTAGATTATAAATTCAGTAAGGCAGAcgcctttttaaaattagtaGATAATTATAAAGATAAGTTTCTTAATACGAAAGGTTTAGTGCCTAGCAGTATTGAAAATTCCCAGCACCAAGACAATAAAGGTCTTTACGGAGACTCCTCGATTAGTGCTGATTATACAAAAATGGCAGAAGAGTATGTAGATGGTAGCAATGCAGATGGGGAAAAGGGTACACACTTGAACAGTAACAACCCTTCCGCGACGAACGATAACAACGTCGATGGTAACAGTGGTGAGGGAAATTTCAGTGACTATAAATTTTACTCAAGCGACGAGGAAGAGGATTACACCAAGTACCTAAATAAATACTTCGAAATAGATGGGTAA
- a CDS encoding YL1 nuclear protein (putative): protein MRTKKSGGSKRRKKEQDVGGESDESFIDSVEEEELAEAEGEEDVVDAEEEEDGEEGDEDDVEDGEEDEEKEEGEEEEENEEEEEDEEDEENEEEEEDEDYELKNYGIALEMPKRKNRGKNLKKLIGEDLEKDEKFWNDSIWEEEEVDEEYVNSEGEEEYIDVTDSDFDDDEDEVDDDDEEEAERNERELDDEEVKRKKKKMFSYLEKLKKQTHNRALRHKLMKKAKHYGSKVLGGKYGAPLHGVEHKSGKKKKGEGQEEAAEALKMEGLVKKQKKVDSSCMVLNRSTRDTTRQKTEQIQKLSELRRIKKENRFKKIYENKKKQKSMQREMTREERLEEAKITEQYNLQSLLQLQAWEEEKKKYIENKRTIYHRPKNDKTFPSSENLKYELDSYYVQDPAQMANGTLTGSFLNPPYSNTSMAQNCVNYDNGVVESNRDVDQVDSAFRVGGAIVKDENSALNGEEVPDDVSDGNIKRKKSENDQVSKESENDGDADSKTKMEKSKPMQPIQLHNLENLDNLDQCEDLHIEYLNENDEINFGTHTKDNSKTVDDNVTRVIKKRKQIKTDREERQIYIVTDSNELNVYSNYNNCKEYLEGVRNKNNLCAITNLEGKYFDPLTKKYYNNAEAFKLLRFYHHQKTYDNINEQISMMVELFTKKLTEIEENTKNGVFDNV, encoded by the exons ATGAGGACGAAAAAATCCGGTGGAAgtaagagaagaaaaaaagagcaagaTGTAGGAGGCGAGTCGGACGAAAGCTTCATCGACAgtgtggaggaggaggagctggcagaagcagaaggtgaagaagacgTGGTAGACgcggaagaggaagaagacggTGAAGAGGGGGACGAGGATGACGTGGAAGACggagaagaagacgaagaaaaagaagagggcgaagaggaggaagaaaacgaagaggaggaagaagacgaagaagatgaagagaacgaagaggaggaagaggacgaAGACTACGAACTGAAAAATTACGGCATAGCACTTGAAATGCCTAAGCGAAAGAACAGAGGAAAAAACCTGAAAAAACTCATTGGGGAAGACTtagaaaaagatgaaaaattcTGGAATGATAGCATttgggaggaagaagaagtagatGAGGAGTACGTAAATtcggaaggggaagaagaatacATAGATGTAACTGATTCCGATTttgacgatgatgaggatgaggtggatgatgatgacgaagaagaagctgagAGAAATGAAAGGGAACTAGATGATGAAGAGGTAAaacggaaaaagaaaaaaatgttttcctatttagaaaaattaaaaaaacaaacgcaTAATCGTGCATTAAGGCATAAGCTAATGAAGAAGGCGAAGCATTACGGGAGCAAAGTGCTTGGTGGGAAATATGGGGCTCCTCTCCACGGTGTGGAACACAAAtcaggaaagaaaaaaaagggagagggtCAGGAAGAAGCGGCAGAGGCGCTAAAAATGGAAGGGTTggtgaagaaacaaaaaaaagttgacaGCTCCTGTATGGTGTTGAATAGATCCACTAGAGACACAACAAGACAGAAAACGGAGCAAATACAAAAGCTCTCCGAATtgagaagaattaaaaaggaaaatcgttttaaaaaaatttacgaaaataaaaaaaaacaaaaaagtatGCAAAGAGAAATGACAAGGGAGGAACGAttagaagaagcaaaaataaccGAGCAGTACAATTTGCAATCCCTGTTACAGTTACAAGCCtgggaagaagagaaaaaaaaatatattgaaaataaGAGAACTATTTATCATAGAccgaaaaat GATAAAACATTTCCATCGAgcgaaaatttgaaatatgAACTCGATTCATATTATGTGCAAGACCCAGCACAAATGGCCAATGGCACTCTAACTGGAAGTTTCCTAAACCCCCCCTATAGTAATACAAGCATGGCGCAAAATTGCGTAAACTACGACAATGGTGTTGTAGAAAGTAATAGGGATGTGGACCAAGTTGATTCAGCATTCCGAGTAGGAGGCGCAATTGTTAAGGATGAAAATAGCGCGCTcaatggggaagaagtgcCTGATGATGTGAGCGATGggaacataaaaagaaaaaaaagtgaaaatgatCAGGTGTCAAAAGAAAGCGAAAACGATGGTGATGCGGAtagcaaaacaaaaatggagaagtcAAAACCTATGCAACCGATCCAGTTGCACAATTTGGAAAACCTGGATAATCTGGATCAGTGCGAAGATTTACACATAGAATATTtaaacgaaaatgatgaaataaattttggaACGCACACAAAGGATAATAGCAAAACGGTAGATGATAATGTTACAAgggtaataaaaaagagaaaacaaattaaaacgGACAGGGAGGAGagacaaatatatattgtcACCGATTCGAACGAGCTAAATGTGTACAGCAATTATAACAATTGTAAGGAATATCTGGAAGGAgtgagaaataaaaataacctATGTGCAATCACCAATTTGGAGGGCAAATATTTTGACCCcctaacaaaaaaatattataataatgcaGAAGCGTTTAAATTGCTACGATTTTATCATCACCAAAAGACGTATGACAATATCAACGAGCAGATATCAATGATGGTTGAACTTTTTACGAAAAAGTTAACAGAAATAgaggaaaatacaaaaaatggcgTGTTTGATAATGTTtag
- a CDS encoding hypothetical protein (putative) — MVLYESYIALNKHIKKDDVKNLMKNFHFIVNKYNGNIININDLGTFHFGRFYCITFYSNSKSIKDLNEFFHSNTFILRFLNVKMKYRSNFLVAPFSYINE, encoded by the exons atggttttgTACGAATCTTACATTGCCCTAAAcaaacacataaaaaaggacgacgtgaagaatttaatgaaaaactTCCACTTTATAGTAAACAAATACAATGGCAATATAATCAACATCAACGATTTGG GTACATTTCATTTTGGTAGATTTTACTGCATTACATTTTACTCGAACAGCAAAAGTATAAAAGACCTAAACGAATTTTTCCACAGCAACACGTTTATTTTAAGATTTTTAAAcgttaaaatgaaatacaGATCAAATTTTTTGGTTGCGCCGTTTTCGTACATTAATGAGTAG
- a CDS encoding hypothetical protein (putative) has protein sequence MRIANVQRSGKTYVELVIARLCRGKGAAAEYPLTALLREINCGEYFTNTFKTYLQNIPPVKRVTKKKEKYDQTFFLKILQLVKIFNQIKFFKTLKRGTTSHLEHILAFPLEKGKGNIRKEEEQKFFPNVDHHKLFYEYMTSNYDEDTDKEKFDDQNDINFVNSLNIFGDKLEEITGVDDAESFYFHKKGSIRKGSEYPEGKENVDYSPHCINEDLRNLPTSSISPFNYPHVGINAPHGEIIATNKFNFPGDEEVHDELNNHRSFDYVSFAKTFIHLLKNLIKHLHDDGLVRLYIHCSNMFDTEWDDNEVLSFYTEMYKRIHKMKNISNKNIAYILSACNNYCLKEENTLLLKKLKRDILSNSTYGKAGTKSYLNIYNITPSHLENIIYTFSKHRFREKNLFALFSEIVKEKFHGFSCITTINILNSYTILNYESLVFDFLYAKIKSFDFLSFTVCRGKNVIKLMNTLLLIERRNCRSVGGAEKVTFATRKDGTVKRSASLTDEGVYTTLMSALLYELKTFKGRGTHDSNVSGGSSGGDRSDQRDRSSNDAHRTRAPTGEHVIRSIYKKLLRLQIIGVQNKSDLMFLKRILKRTYGKLDVDQLDDFFVFSFINLNLNKINFHKLVFTLLTYNNLIEGERLLNNYTQTKTKFI, from the exons aTGAGAATTGCAAATGTGCAAAGAAGTGGAAAGACCTACGTAGAATTAGTAATAGCCCGTCTATGCAGAGGCAAAGGAGCCGCCGCGGAATATCCCCTCACTGCTTTGcttc GTGAAATAAACTGTGGCGAGTATTTTACAAACACATTTAAGACGTACTTGCAAAATATTCCACCTGTCAAAcgtgtaacaaaaaaaaaagagaagtatgatcaaactttttttttaaaaattttgcaactAGTTAAGATTTTTAATcaaatcaaattttttaagactttaaaaaggggaactaCTTCACATTTGGAACACATTTTGGCCTTCCCCCTtgagaagggaaaagggaacattcgcaaagaggaggagcaaaaattttttccaaatgtaGACCATCATAAATTGTTCTACGAATATATGACCAGCAACTATGATGAGGACActgataaagaaaaatttgatgaCCAAAATGATATCAACTTCGTGAACAGCTTAAACATATTTGGCGACAAATTAGAGGAAATAACGGGTGTAGACGATGCAGagagtttttattttcacaaaaaggggtcCATCAGAAAAGGATCAGAATATCCagaggggaaagaaaatgtgGACTACTCCCCACACTGCATAAATGAAGACCTGCGCAATTTGCCCACATCGAGCATTTCCCCCTTCAATTATCCCCATGTGGGTATAAATGCTCCGCACGGTGAGATAATAGCGacaaacaaatttaatttcCCCGGTGACGAAGAAGTGCATGACGAGCTGAACAACCATAGGAGCTTCGACTACGTGAGCTTTGCTAAGACGTTTATccatttattaaaaaatttaataaaacacCTACATGACGATGGGTTGGTCAGGTTATATATTCACTGCTCCAACATGTTCGATACCGAATGGGATGATAACGAAGTGTTGTCATTCTACACAGAAATGTACAAACGGATTCAtaagatgaaaaatatttcaaacaAAAACATAGCGTACATTTTAAGCGCATGCAATAACTATTGTTTAAAGGAGGAAAATACGCTCCTcttaaaaaaactaaaaagaGACATTCTGTCGAATAGTACGTATGGAAAGGCCGGCACAAAAAGTTacttaaatatatataacatcaCTCCATCCCATTTGGAgaatattatttacacattttcaaaacataggtttagagaaaaaaatttgttcgcACTTTTCAGCGAAATTGTAAAGGAAAAGTTCCACGGGTTCTCTTGCATAACTacgataaatattttaaacagCTACACCATCTTGAATTACGAATCATTAGTGTTTGATTTTctttatgcaaaaataaagagcTTTGATTTCTTATCATTTACGGTGTGTAGGgggaaaaatgtgataaagCTGATGAATACACTGTTGCTGATTGAGCGTCGCAACTGCAGATCGGTTGGTGGCGCAGAGAAAGTGACGTTTGCCACAAGAAAAGACGGCACTGTCAAGCGCAGTGCTTCATTAACCGATGAGGGAGTTTACACAACGCTCATGTCGGCGCTGCTATACGAGCTGAAAACGTTTAAGGGGAGGGGCACCCACGATAGCAATGTaagtgggggaagcagcggAGGTGATCGGAGCGACCAGAGAGACCGAAGCAGTAATGATGCCCATCGCACGCGAGCCCCCACAGGAGAGCACGTCATTCGCAGCATTTACAAAAAACTGCTGAGGCTGCAAATAATTGGCGTGCAAAACAAATCGGATCTGATGTTTCTAAAAAGAATACTCAAGAGGACGTACGGCAAGCTGGACGTGGACCAGTTGGAcgatttttttgtcttttcaTTCATTAACTTGaatttgaacaaaattaattttcataAGTTAGTTTTTACATTACTAacgtataataatttaatcgAGGGGGAGAGACTCTTAAACAATTATAcacaaacaaaaacaaagttTATCTAA
- a CDS encoding hypothetical protein (putative), with amino-acid sequence MYYENSCMYFYNVTNNKCLNTIFHFLKEFFKEHSLHHFENCCEMIQSTYLFFFILLTDYFLVSPNVRQYCAENFKILFKLKTYFFEKYIKHTNKIILNKFILLNRAENGNRKNAFFFSETKIINGIINENKIEFSNMTMSIISSNHVDKRYFLTLVIKAKSYEYMDDFIFLDLFKIHILSNPCVSASSGRDKMQSPPNHCCDDRSNSSPYVAISDLANSFSLDEQQNAFSYIYEIELPSDIYTDGELEIFYIDTNKKMNCANFFPADDLHQLGEGPHLHGAYAEMTNGEGEEVEKRQNETEEESTDNVGSQHMHNKENLSPKDATPKWSEEKNKSEEVTSAKRNIRISVQNGEHVKTCDMSTEKKENTLNECSIKKLYDEINVVKVQNEKFSLNDKTYVRIYSNRISNYYINLNSVTNFPYIQWEIKYCENKVVAMLRSRNGKSFIFHIDDYGMELQDNGIDVLKDLYNCTLDVYTLLFLMKKKGINLLVTNVEVGKMLEKERYHLVEDQTEELLINDILLCFRFMAFNSVEVNLANAAKSKMMVHVRGDGQKVKGPLTDSLHVEYEENFCRIAKIETEESEKKFIKILTKHKSILYCLFELCEFINLNNKKEKTKLGDTTKQENNDDEKNDVMNFQNFLINIFSRNSIEKMNEVVIKDGDNLKKNSLQIDDVETLSANDYSNLFELSPTVHNLQLFLKLTRAVSFTGV; translated from the exons atgtATTATGAGAACAGTTGCATGTACTTTTACAACGTGACGAATAACAAATGCTTGAATacaattttccattttttgaaagaatttttcaaagAACATTCGTTACATCATTTTGAGAACTGTTGTGAAATGATTCAGTctacttatttattttttttcattttgctaacCGACTATTTTTTGGTAAGTCCAAATGTCCGGCAGTACTGCGCTgagaattttaaaattttattcaagtTAAAAACATACTTCTTTGAAAAGTACATCAAGCACACAAATAAGATCATActgaacaaatttattttgctaaaTAGGGCAGAAAATGGAAACAGGAAaaatgcctttttcttttctgaaACGAAGATAATAAATGgaataataaatgaaaacaaaatagagTTTTCCAACATGACCATGAGCATAATTTCTTCTAATCATGTAGACAAGCGATACTTCCTCACTTTGGTAATAAAAGCCAAGTCGTACGAATATATggatgattttatttttctcgatttatttaaaattcaCATTTTATCCAATCCGTGTGTGTCTGCATCGTCAGGAAGGGACAAAATGCAGTCTCCCCCGAACCATTGCTGTGACGATCGTAGCAACTCGTCTCCCTATGTTGCCATTTCCGATCTAGCAAATTCCTTTTCCCTGGATGAACAACAAAATGCGTTTTCATACATATACGAAATTGAACTTCCCAGTGATATTTACACTGATGGGGAGTTGGAAATATTCTACATCGACACTAATAAAAAGATGAactgtgcaaattttttccctgcgGATGATTTGCATCAATTGGGGGAAGGACCACACCTGCATGGGGCGTATGCTGAAATGACAAACggagagggggaagaagtggaaaaaaggcaaaacgaGACGGAGGAGGAAAGCACTGACAATGTGGGTTCCCAACATATGCACAATAAGGAGAATCTCTCCCCAAAGGATGCTACCCCAAAATggagcgaagaaaaaaataaaagcgaaGAGGTAACTTCTGCAAAAAGAAACATTCGCATAAgtgtacaaaatggggaacatGTTAAGACCTGCGATATGAGtacggagaaaaaagaaaatacctTAAACGAATGCTCAATAAAAAAGCTATATGATGAAATAAATGTAGTTAAagtacaaaatgagaaattttCACTAAATGATAAAACATACGTAAGGATTTATAGCAACCGAATCAGCAACTATTATATCAATCTCAATAGCGTAACTAATTTCCCATATATCCAGTGGGAAATTAAATATTGTGAAAATAAAGTAGTTGCAATGCTAAGGAGCCGAAATGGTAAGAGCTTTATTTTCCACATTGATGACTATGGCATGGAATTACAAGACAACGGAATAGACGTTCTCAAGGACCTATACAACTGCACCCTAGATGTATACaccttattatttttaatgaaaaaaaagggaattaaCCTCTTAGTTACAAATGTCGAAGTAGGGAAGATGCTTGAAAAGGAGAGGTATCATCTGGTGGAGGACCAAACAGAGGAACTTTTAATAAACGATATTTTGTTGTGCTTTCGTTTTATGGCCTTTAATTCCGTGGAAGTTAACCTGGCCAACGCGGCAAAGTCGAAGATGATGGTTCACGTGAGGGGAGACGGACAGAAGGTGAAGGGGCCTCTGACCGATTCGCTACATGTGGAGTATgaggaaaatttttgcag AATTGCCAAAATCGAAACggaagaaagcgaaaaaaagttcatcaaaattttgaCGAAACATAAATCCATCCTGTATTGCCTATTCGAGCTGTGCGAATTTAtcaatttaaataataaaaaggaaaagacaaAGTTGGGTGATACAACCAAACAAGAGAATAAtgacgatgaaaaaaatgatgtaatgaatttccaaaattttttaatcaacattttttcacgtaacagcattgaaaaaatgaatgaagtGGTAATAAAGGATGGggataacttaaaaaaaaactccttaCAAATAGACGATGTCGAAACGTTATCCGCAAATGATTACAGCAACTTGTTTGAATTGAGCCCAACGGTGCATAATTTGCAGCTCTTTTTGAAGCTCACCCGGGCTGTATCATTTACGGGCGTTTGA